A part of Lacinutrix sp. 5H-3-7-4 genomic DNA contains:
- the pyk gene encoding pyruvate kinase: MLKRKKTKIVATLGPATANKETLKAMLDEGANVFRINFSHAAYDDVKERVKMIRELNDEFGYNASILADLQGPKLRVGVMQGEVFVHPGDEIIFATGKRFTGTKERVYMTYDNFPQDAKKGERILLDDGKLIFEVVSTDKKSEVKAKVIQGGPLRSKKGVNLPNTNISQPALTEKDIEDAKFACELKVDWMALSFVRHAEDLMVLQELIKKHSDHKIPIIAKIEKPEGVANIDKIVAYCDGLMVARGDLGVEIPAEEVPLVQKQLVLRAKKARIPVIIATQMMETMIDSLTPTRAEVNDVANSVMDGADAVMLSGETSVGKYPVQVIKQMASIIKSVEDSDLISVPHEPPTIRTKRYITKSICYHAAHMANEIDAKGISTLTNSGYTAFQISAWRPKAHILVFTSNHRILTQLNLLWGVKAFFYDKFVSTDETIEDVNKMAQDMGYLEKGDMLVSLAAMPIQEKGMVNTLRVTEI, from the coding sequence ATGCTGAAAAGAAAAAAAACTAAAATTGTTGCAACCTTAGGTCCTGCAACTGCAAATAAAGAAACATTAAAAGCAATGCTTGACGAAGGCGCAAACGTGTTTAGAATTAACTTTTCTCACGCAGCCTATGATGATGTTAAAGAACGTGTAAAAATGATTAGAGAACTAAACGATGAGTTTGGTTATAACGCTTCTATTCTAGCAGATTTACAAGGTCCTAAACTTCGTGTTGGTGTTATGCAAGGAGAAGTATTTGTGCATCCAGGAGACGAAATTATTTTTGCTACCGGAAAACGTTTTACTGGTACAAAAGAACGCGTTTATATGACGTACGATAATTTTCCTCAAGACGCTAAAAAAGGAGAACGCATATTATTAGACGACGGTAAATTAATATTTGAAGTTGTTTCTACAGATAAAAAATCAGAAGTTAAAGCCAAAGTAATTCAAGGTGGTCCATTACGCTCTAAAAAAGGAGTAAATTTACCAAACACAAACATATCACAACCAGCGCTAACAGAAAAAGATATTGAAGATGCAAAATTTGCCTGCGAGTTAAAAGTAGACTGGATGGCATTATCATTTGTGCGTCATGCAGAAGATTTAATGGTTTTACAAGAACTTATTAAAAAACATAGCGATCACAAAATACCAATTATAGCAAAAATTGAAAAACCAGAAGGCGTAGCAAACATAGACAAAATTGTAGCCTATTGCGATGGTTTAATGGTAGCGCGTGGAGATTTAGGTGTAGAAATACCTGCCGAAGAAGTACCATTAGTACAAAAACAATTAGTACTTAGAGCTAAAAAAGCAAGAATACCAGTAATTATTGCAACGCAAATGATGGAAACTATGATAGATAGTTTAACACCAACGCGTGCAGAAGTTAACGATGTTGCCAACTCTGTAATGGATGGTGCAGATGCTGTAATGCTATCTGGAGAAACAAGTGTTGGTAAATATCCAGTGCAAGTAATCAAGCAAATGGCAAGTATAATAAAAAGCGTAGAAGACAGTGATTTAATTTCTGTACCTCACGAGCCACCAACAATACGTACAAAAAGATACATAACAAAATCTATATGTTATCATGCTGCACATATGGCAAACGAGATAGATGCAAAAGGGATTTCCACACTAACAAATAGTGGTTATACAGCCTTCCAAATATCTGCGTGGCGACCAAAAGCACACATATTAGTTTTTACCTCAAACCATCGTATTCTAACACAGCTAAACCTTCTTTGGGGAGTAAAAGCATTCTTCTACGATAAATTTGTAAGTACAGACGAGACTATAGAAGATGTAAATAAAATGGCCCAAGATATGGGTTATTTAGAAAAAGGAGATATGTTAGTAAGCCTTGCAGCCATGCCAATTCAAGAAAAAGGAATGGTAAATACACTTAGAGTTACAGAAATATAG
- a CDS encoding CYTH domain-containing protein encodes MIEIERKFLVNSNNFKTQSYNSFKIKQGFLNTHKERTVRVRLKDDIGYITVKGASSKNGLSRFEWEKEITTNEANSLLKLCENGVIDKTRYEVKTGNHIFEIDEFYGENAGLIIAEIELTSENESFEKPNWLGKEVTGEIKYYNSQLSIIPFNKW; translated from the coding sequence ATGATTGAAATAGAACGCAAATTTCTAGTAAATTCTAATAATTTTAAAACACAATCTTACAATAGTTTTAAAATTAAACAAGGCTTTTTAAATACTCATAAAGAAAGAACTGTACGTGTAAGGTTAAAAGACGATATAGGGTATATTACTGTTAAAGGCGCATCATCAAAAAACGGATTATCTAGATTTGAATGGGAAAAAGAAATAACAACAAATGAAGCCAATTCACTATTAAAACTATGTGAAAATGGAGTTATAGATAAAACCAGATACGAAGTAAAAACCGGAAATCATATTTTTGAAATTGATGAATTCTACGGCGAAAATGCTGGTTTAATAATCGCAGAAATAGAGCTAACATCAGAAAATGAAAGTTTTGAAAAACCTAATTGGTTAGGAAAAGAAGTAACAGGAGAAATAAAATATTATAATTCGCAATTAAGTATAATACCTTTTAACAAATGGTAA
- a CDS encoding YciI family protein: protein MKKILLLALFVLTACNQTEKSDNKNIEVSSSLKKSLEQKPLLTSKQQLEALKNDGFKVMDYVDEKTKDTVIMQQYFMAFLKSGPIRNQNEEEATRLQKEHLAHLGKMYDLGYADISGPFGDNGDLRGITIYNVPNLKMADSLANADPMVKAGRLEIEIHPWWAAKGYSLR, encoded by the coding sequence ATGAAAAAAATACTATTATTAGCATTATTTGTATTAACGGCATGTAATCAAACAGAAAAATCTGATAATAAAAATATAGAAGTTTCTAGCAGTCTTAAAAAAAGTTTAGAACAAAAACCTTTACTAACTTCAAAACAACAATTAGAAGCCTTAAAAAATGATGGTTTTAAGGTTATGGACTATGTTGACGAGAAAACAAAAGACACTGTAATTATGCAACAGTATTTTATGGCGTTTTTAAAATCTGGTCCAATTAGAAATCAAAATGAAGAAGAAGCGACACGGTTACAAAAAGAACATTTAGCGCATTTGGGCAAAATGTACGATTTAGGTTATGCAGATATTTCTGGCCCTTTTGGAGACAATGGCGATTTAAGAGGTATTACAATTTATAATGTACCTAACCTAAAAATGGCAGATAGTTTAGCAAATGCAGACCCAATGGTTAAAGCAGGAAGATTAGAAATAGAAATACATCCTTGGTGGGCAGCCAAAGGTTACAGTTTACGTTAA
- the dinB gene encoding DNA polymerase IV, whose amino-acid sequence MSLDFALRKIIHVDMDAFYASVEAMDNPELKGKAIAVGGGGNRGVVSAASYEARKFGVRSAISGVKARRLCPDLIFVKPRFDRYKEISSKIRAIFYDYTDLVEPLSLDEAYLDVTENKKGNPSASLIAEEIRTRIFNEVGLTASAGISINKFIAKVASDYNKPNGQKTVNPEEVLGFLEALDIRKFYGIGKVTAEKMYQKGIFTGTDLKSKSLEFLEQNFGKSGSYYYYIVRGIHNSEVKPNRIRKSLAAERTFSENLSSEIFMLEKLEHIAEEVSKRLIRSKVAGKTVTLKIKYSDFTLQTRSKTLPYFISDKSVVLETAKELLYQEKMNNSVRLLGISLSNLNTEKKVKKVEPKSVTVQLKFGF is encoded by the coding sequence ATGTCTTTAGATTTTGCGTTAAGAAAAATTATTCATGTTGATATGGATGCCTTTTATGCATCTGTTGAGGCAATGGATAATCCAGAATTAAAAGGCAAAGCCATTGCCGTTGGCGGTGGCGGTAACCGTGGCGTTGTAAGTGCAGCAAGTTATGAGGCTAGAAAATTTGGTGTGCGAAGTGCTATTAGTGGTGTTAAAGCTAGACGTTTGTGTCCGGATTTAATATTTGTTAAGCCTAGATTTGATAGGTATAAAGAAATTTCTTCTAAAATTCGAGCTATTTTTTATGATTATACAGATTTGGTTGAACCTTTATCGCTTGATGAAGCATATTTAGATGTTACTGAAAATAAAAAAGGAAATCCTAGTGCTTCGTTAATTGCTGAAGAGATTAGAACTCGAATTTTTAATGAGGTTGGTTTAACAGCTTCTGCGGGTATTTCAATTAATAAATTTATTGCTAAAGTTGCTAGTGATTATAATAAGCCTAACGGACAAAAAACAGTTAATCCTGAGGAGGTTTTAGGCTTTTTAGAGGCTTTAGATATTAGAAAATTTTATGGCATTGGTAAAGTTACTGCAGAAAAAATGTACCAAAAAGGTATTTTTACTGGTACAGATTTAAAGTCTAAATCTTTAGAGTTTTTAGAGCAAAATTTTGGTAAATCTGGTAGCTACTATTATTATATTGTTAGAGGTATACATAATAGTGAAGTAAAGCCAAATAGAATTAGAAAAAGCCTTGCTGCAGAACGTACGTTTAGCGAAAACCTATCGTCTGAAATATTTATGCTTGAAAAGCTTGAGCATATTGCCGAAGAGGTTTCTAAACGTTTAATAAGAAGTAAAGTTGCTGGTAAAACTGTTACTCTAAAAATAAAGTATAGCGATTTTACATTGCAAACAAGAAGTAAAACTTTGCCTTATTTTATAAGTGATAAAAGTGTGGTTTTAGAAACAGCTAAAGAGTTACTTTATCAAGAAAAAATGAATAACTCTGTACGTTTACTTGGGATCTCGTTATCTAATTTAAATACAGAAAAGAAAGTAAAAAAGGTTGAGCCTAAAAGTGTTACTGTACAATTAAAATTTGGCTTTTAA
- the accC gene encoding acetyl-CoA carboxylase biotin carboxylase subunit, translating to MFKKVLIANRGEIALRVIRTCKEMGIKTVAVYSTADAESLHVKFADEAVCIGPAPSSESYLKMSNIIAAAEITNADAIHPGYGFLSENAKFSKICAEHDIKFIGASPDMIDKMGDKANAKSTMIAAGVPCVPGSEGVIETFEDCKKIAKETGYPVMLKASAGGGGKGMRAVWKPEDLQEAWESARQESKAAFGNDDMYMEKLIEEPRHIEIQIVGDSNGKACHLSERDCSVQRRHQKLTEEVPSPFMTPALRKKMGEAAVKAAEYIKYEGAGTVEFLVDKHRNFYFMEMNTRIQVEHPITEQVIDFDLIREQILVAAGVPISGKNYLPQLHSIECRINAEDPFNDFRPSPGRITTLHAPGGHGVRLDTHVYAGYSIPPNYDSMIAKLITTAQTREEAINKMKRALDEFVIEGIKTTIPFHRQLMDHPDYLSGNYTTKFMEDFVMQEEIEE from the coding sequence ATGTTTAAAAAAGTATTAATTGCCAATAGAGGAGAAATAGCACTACGTGTTATTAGAACCTGTAAAGAAATGGGCATAAAAACTGTAGCAGTATATTCTACAGCAGATGCCGAAAGTCTACATGTAAAATTTGCAGATGAAGCAGTTTGCATTGGGCCAGCACCAAGTAGTGAGTCTTACTTAAAAATGTCTAATATTATTGCAGCTGCAGAAATTACAAATGCAGATGCAATACACCCAGGATACGGATTTCTATCAGAGAATGCTAAATTCTCAAAAATTTGTGCAGAACACGATATCAAGTTTATTGGAGCATCTCCAGATATGATTGATAAAATGGGAGATAAAGCCAATGCAAAATCTACAATGATTGCTGCAGGCGTACCATGTGTACCAGGAAGTGAAGGTGTTATAGAAACATTTGAAGACTGTAAAAAAATAGCAAAAGAAACAGGTTACCCAGTTATGTTAAAAGCTTCTGCCGGTGGTGGAGGAAAAGGAATGCGTGCTGTATGGAAACCAGAAGACTTACAAGAAGCATGGGAATCTGCAAGACAAGAATCTAAAGCAGCTTTTGGAAATGATGACATGTATATGGAAAAGCTTATTGAAGAGCCTCGCCATATTGAAATTCAAATAGTAGGAGACTCTAATGGTAAAGCATGTCATTTATCAGAAAGAGATTGCTCTGTACAACGTCGTCACCAAAAATTAACTGAAGAAGTACCTTCTCCTTTTATGACTCCAGCTTTACGTAAAAAAATGGGTGAAGCAGCTGTAAAAGCAGCAGAATATATTAAGTATGAAGGAGCTGGAACAGTAGAGTTTTTAGTAGATAAACATAGAAACTTCTACTTTATGGAAATGAATACACGTATTCAAGTAGAGCACCCAATTACCGAGCAAGTAATTGATTTCGACTTAATACGAGAACAAATCCTTGTAGCAGCAGGAGTGCCTATTTCTGGTAAAAACTATTTACCACAATTACACTCTATAGAATGTAGAATTAATGCGGAAGATCCATTTAACGATTTTAGACCTTCACCAGGTAGAATTACAACGTTACATGCGCCTGGAGGACATGGAGTACGTTTAGATACTCACGTATATGCAGGTTATTCAATACCTCCAAATTACGATTCTATGATTGCTAAGTTAATTACAACTGCGCAAACAAGAGAAGAAGCAATAAATAAAATGAAACGTGCCTTAGATGAGTTTGTTATAGAAGGTATTAAAACAACAATCCCGTTCCATAGACAATTAATGGATCATCCAGATTATCTGTCAGGAAATTATACTACAAAATTTATGGAAGATTTTGTAATGCAAGAGGAAATTGAAGAATAA
- a CDS encoding reprolysin-like metallopeptidase, whose amino-acid sequence MKKNYFKNIFFLFLLILLSISIHAQKKSVIWSQISTQKANSIENKFYKATPLKSTLFNVDLNNLSQTLNNVPKSISYDKTSNVIVQMPNAEGKFESFRISEVSIMEPDLAAKFPNIKTYVGVGIENPAAMLRLTITPEKGLSGTIFSEKKTVFIEPYSSDLKTYIVFVNSEGDTNTDNFVCETESVFEKSGISNEEYLALKNADDGQLRTYRIALACTVEYAQFHGGTMSSVMAAMTITMNRVNGVYVRDLGLTMTMVDNTSIIFLGPNVDSDPYTNNNGGAMLSQNQTTCDNNIGSPNYDIGHVFSTGGGGIASLNSPCTGFKAQGVTGSPVPMGDAFDIDYVAHEIGHQFGGNHTQNNNCQRSSVSVEPGSASTIMGYAGICAPNIQNNSDDYFNGENIKEMWLNISGGNSSTCGTSVSSGNTAPTANAGVDYSIPPSTAFKLTGVGTDPDGNSLTYSWEQNDTTPAPMPPQSTNTAGPTFRSLDPKTTPVRYFPDFNTVLSGSLASTWEVVPSVARTMSFLLTVRDNAPVAGNTQSDEMVVTVENVTPFTVSTPPTWAPGSTQVVNWVVGQTNNATINCQTVNILFSSDGGLNFNTTLASGVPNNGSATITVPNIATNNNSRILVEAADNVFYAISDVFSLSSAQDFSISNTTGAQSVCNIDNVSYDFSYVTSNGFSETTTFSATISPAGSGANITFSPTSLNTDGTFTMDITGLSTGTPGNYTITVTATSPSITKTETAALTTTDSVCQSAAEATDSDRITGVIYNTINNLDATVSTAPYEDFTSISTDVERNSTHDMTVNLDTNGNFFYVVKVWIDWNQNCSFLDPGEEYDLGTIVNMVDQPSSNSPLAITVPNDAVLGTTTMRVGMKNTDSVNNDYDPCETGFFGQVEDYSVNVLNPLSVDEFSLSNLSVYPNPNNGEFNVKFNTTSSNIGIDVFDVRGRSIISKTYNNTSAEFNKAISLGNVESGMYLLNISDGSKVVTKKIIVE is encoded by the coding sequence ATGAAAAAAAATTACTTTAAAAATATATTTTTTCTTTTTCTGTTAATACTGTTATCCATCAGTATACATGCTCAAAAGAAATCTGTTATATGGTCACAAATTAGCACACAAAAAGCTAATAGTATAGAAAATAAATTTTATAAAGCGACTCCTTTAAAATCCACACTGTTTAATGTAGATTTAAATAATTTATCACAAACTTTAAATAATGTTCCAAAAAGTATAAGTTACGATAAAACATCTAACGTTATCGTCCAGATGCCTAATGCTGAAGGAAAATTTGAGTCTTTTAGAATAAGTGAAGTTTCAATTATGGAACCAGATTTGGCAGCAAAGTTTCCTAATATAAAAACATATGTAGGCGTTGGTATAGAAAATCCAGCAGCAATGCTTCGTTTAACTATAACTCCAGAAAAAGGATTAAGCGGAACAATTTTTTCAGAAAAGAAAACTGTTTTTATAGAGCCTTATTCTAGTGATTTAAAAACATATATTGTTTTTGTTAATTCTGAAGGTGATACAAATACAGATAATTTTGTCTGTGAGACAGAGTCAGTATTCGAAAAAAGTGGCATTTCTAATGAAGAATATTTGGCATTAAAAAATGCAGACGATGGACAACTAAGAACGTATCGTATAGCTTTAGCTTGTACTGTAGAGTATGCGCAATTTCATGGCGGAACCATGAGTAGTGTTATGGCCGCTATGACTATAACCATGAATCGCGTCAATGGTGTATATGTACGTGATTTAGGTCTTACCATGACAATGGTTGATAATACAAGTATAATTTTTTTAGGCCCAAATGTAGATTCAGATCCTTACACAAATAATAATGGAGGAGCAATGCTTAGTCAAAACCAAACAACATGTGATAATAATATAGGCTCACCAAATTATGATATTGGACATGTATTTAGTACTGGTGGTGGAGGTATAGCCTCATTAAACTCTCCTTGTACAGGCTTTAAAGCACAAGGTGTTACTGGTTCTCCAGTTCCTATGGGAGATGCTTTTGATATAGATTACGTAGCACACGAAATAGGTCACCAGTTTGGAGGTAACCATACTCAAAATAACAATTGTCAACGTTCTTCTGTTTCTGTAGAACCAGGAAGTGCTTCTACAATAATGGGATATGCTGGAATATGCGCGCCAAATATTCAAAATAATAGCGATGATTATTTTAATGGTGAAAACATTAAAGAAATGTGGTTAAATATCTCTGGAGGAAATAGTAGTACTTGTGGCACATCTGTTTCTAGTGGAAATACTGCACCAACTGCAAATGCAGGAGTAGATTACTCTATTCCACCATCAACAGCATTTAAACTAACAGGAGTTGGTACAGATCCAGACGGTAACTCATTAACTTATTCTTGGGAGCAAAACGATACAACTCCAGCACCTATGCCTCCACAATCAACAAATACAGCTGGACCAACATTTAGGTCACTAGACCCAAAAACAACACCAGTTAGATACTTTCCAGACTTTAATACTGTTTTATCGGGTTCTTTAGCTTCTACTTGGGAGGTTGTGCCATCTGTAGCAAGAACTATGAGTTTTTTATTAACAGTAAGAGATAATGCTCCTGTTGCAGGTAATACACAGTCTGACGAAATGGTAGTTACTGTAGAAAATGTAACACCATTTACTGTTTCAACACCTCCAACTTGGGCTCCAGGAAGTACTCAAGTAGTTAATTGGGTTGTTGGTCAAACTAATAATGCAACTATAAATTGCCAGACGGTTAATATTTTATTTTCATCAGATGGTGGATTAAATTTTAATACAACTTTAGCCTCTGGAGTCCCTAATAATGGTTCTGCTACAATAACAGTTCCTAATATAGCAACTAATAATAATTCAAGAATTTTAGTCGAAGCAGCAGATAATGTTTTTTATGCAATATCAGATGTTTTTTCTTTATCAAGTGCTCAGGATTTTAGTATAAGTAATACTACAGGTGCACAATCTGTATGTAATATAGATAATGTTAGTTATGATTTTTCTTATGTAACTTCAAATGGTTTTTCTGAAACGACAACATTTTCTGCCACAATTTCACCGGCAGGATCTGGAGCGAATATTACTTTTTCTCCAACATCTTTAAATACAGATGGTACTTTTACTATGGATATAACAGGTTTATCTACTGGTACACCTGGTAATTATACAATTACAGTTACTGCTACATCGCCATCTATAACTAAAACTGAAACGGCAGCGCTTACAACAACAGATAGTGTGTGCCAATCTGCAGCTGAAGCAACAGATTCAGATAGAATTACTGGTGTTATTTATAATACAATTAATAATTTAGATGCTACTGTTAGTACAGCGCCATACGAAGATTTTACTTCAATTTCTACAGATGTGGAAAGAAACTCTACTCATGATATGACGGTTAATTTAGATACTAATGGAAACTTTTTCTATGTTGTAAAAGTATGGATAGATTGGAATCAAAACTGTAGTTTCTTAGACCCAGGAGAAGAATACGATTTAGGAACCATAGTTAATATGGTGGATCAACCTAGTTCTAACTCTCCATTAGCAATTACAGTTCCAAACGATGCTGTTTTAGGAACGACTACAATGAGAGTAGGTATGAAAAATACAGATAGTGTTAATAATGATTATGATCCTTGTGAAACAGGATTTTTTGGGCAAGTGGAAGATTATTCTGTAAATGTATTAAACCCTTTAAGTGTTGATGAATTCTCATTAAGTAATTTAAGTGTATATCCAAATCCTAATAATGGAGAGTTTAATGTAAAGTTTAATACAACTTCAAGTAATATTGGTATAGATGTATTTGATGTTCGTGGACGCTCAATAATTAGTAAAACTTATAATAATACTTCTGCAGAGTTTAACAAGGCAATAAGCCTTGGTAATGTAGAATCAGGAATGTATTTACTTAATATAAGTGATGGTTCTAAAGTAGTTACTAAAAAGATTATTGTAGAATGA